The proteins below come from a single Leptospiraceae bacterium genomic window:
- a CDS encoding acyl-CoA dehydrogenase family protein yields the protein MDFNVPKEVEELRIKMKEFVEQVVMPHEKDYDYTIGRLPEEVAQDLRKKVKAAGLWTPHLPKSEGGLGLDLVGTAIIFSELGRSPIAPFVFNCDAPDEGNMHLLHEAANTEQKDLFYHPLVKGEIRSGFAMTEPPPGAGSDPQSLMTNAEKVGDKYILNGHKWYCTGANGAKFLIVMSKVSGSFRRSTLFLVPTDAPGYTMVREVNTMGSHGQGGHCELKFENVEVPQSMILGRVGEGFKWTQVRLGPARLTHCMRWIGLARRSMDIAREYAKSREVFGSKLADHQGIQWMFAESALEIESGFLLTLKAADTLRRGDDARQIISMAKWHVSEILCKCIDRAIQICGSLGYSRDLKLELFYRDARAARLADGPSEVHKMVIARNLMTGKNDF from the coding sequence ATGGATTTCAATGTACCAAAAGAAGTAGAAGAATTAAGAATCAAGATGAAAGAATTCGTCGAGCAAGTTGTAATGCCTCACGAAAAAGACTATGACTACACAATCGGAAGACTTCCCGAAGAAGTAGCACAAGACCTTCGTAAAAAAGTAAAGGCCGCCGGACTGTGGACACCGCATTTACCAAAGTCGGAAGGTGGGCTTGGACTTGATCTAGTCGGAACTGCAATTATTTTTAGTGAACTAGGTCGGTCACCTATCGCACCATTTGTATTTAACTGTGACGCTCCAGATGAAGGGAATATGCATTTGCTTCATGAGGCTGCAAATACAGAACAAAAAGACCTATTTTATCATCCACTTGTAAAAGGAGAAATTCGATCCGGTTTTGCTATGACCGAACCTCCACCCGGCGCCGGCTCTGATCCCCAATCTCTCATGACGAATGCAGAAAAAGTGGGAGACAAATACATATTAAACGGTCATAAATGGTATTGCACTGGAGCGAATGGTGCCAAGTTTTTAATTGTAATGTCCAAAGTAAGTGGAAGTTTTCGTCGTTCTACTCTATTTCTTGTTCCGACTGACGCACCTGGTTACACAATGGTACGCGAAGTAAACACAATGGGTTCACACGGTCAAGGTGGACATTGTGAATTAAAATTTGAAAATGTAGAAGTTCCTCAGTCGATGATCCTCGGTAGAGTCGGAGAAGGATTCAAATGGACTCAAGTAAGACTCGGTCCTGCAAGGTTAACGCACTGTATGCGCTGGATTGGATTAGCTAGACGGTCAATGGACATCGCCCGAGAGTACGCAAAATCCAGAGAAGTATTTGGATCTAAACTTGCCGACCATCAAGGAATCCAATGGATGTTCGCAGAATCTGCACTCGAAATAGAATCTGGATTTTTACTTACTCTCAAAGCCGCAGATACTCTTCGTCGAGGCGATGATGCTAGACAAATTATCTCCATGGCAAAATGGCACGTGAGCGAAATTCTTTGTAAATGTATTGACCGTGCAATCCAAATTTGTGGGTCTCTCGGTTATAGCCGCGACTTGAAGTTAGAATTATTTTATCGGGATGCAAGAGCAGCAAGACTTGCAGATGGACCAAGTGAAGTGCACAAAATGGTGATTGCCCGCAACCTCATGACAGGAAAGAACGATTTTTGA
- a CDS encoding NADP-dependent oxidoreductase → MKASLIRKYGGNEVIEYVEDFPKPVIDNDEVLIEMRAASVNPIDWKVMKGDVKIMMDYKMPHILGNDGAGVVTQIGVNVNKFKVGDEVYFRPGKKKITGTFAEFCVVNHEEAALKPKNLSFEEAAGIPLVGLTSWQALFDLGNLQKGQKVLIHAGSGGVGNIAIQLAKNAGAEVATTTSTTNIELVKSLGADVIIDYKKENFWELLKDYDLVFDTMGGKSREDSYKVLKPGGILISISGIPTPDYADKFGLNPFIKTLFYLLNIKNSSLAKKHKVNYKYLFMNASGEQLSKITKLIEDNKVKPLVDKVFPLKDVKEAFSYQQTGRVKGKIIIQIK, encoded by the coding sequence ATGAAAGCAAGTCTAATCCGAAAATATGGCGGAAATGAAGTAATCGAATACGTAGAAGATTTTCCAAAACCTGTAATTGATAATGATGAAGTATTAATCGAAATGCGTGCAGCGAGCGTAAATCCCATCGACTGGAAAGTTATGAAGGGTGATGTCAAAATTATGATGGATTATAAAATGCCACATATTCTAGGAAACGATGGAGCGGGAGTTGTCACACAAATAGGGGTAAATGTAAATAAATTTAAAGTTGGCGACGAAGTTTATTTCCGTCCTGGTAAGAAAAAAATTACTGGAACATTTGCTGAATTTTGTGTTGTTAATCATGAGGAAGCTGCATTGAAACCGAAAAACCTAAGTTTTGAAGAAGCAGCCGGAATTCCACTTGTAGGACTTACTTCCTGGCAGGCACTATTTGATTTAGGAAATTTACAAAAGGGGCAAAAGGTTCTTATCCACGCTGGCTCTGGAGGTGTTGGAAACATTGCGATTCAACTTGCAAAAAATGCAGGAGCCGAAGTCGCTACTACAACCAGTACAACAAATATTGAACTCGTAAAAAGTCTAGGTGCAGATGTAATCATTGACTACAAAAAAGAAAATTTTTGGGAATTGTTAAAAGACTATGATTTAGTATTTGATACAATGGGAGGCAAATCAAGAGAAGACTCCTATAAAGTGTTAAAACCAGGAGGAATATTAATTTCCATCAGTGGAATTCCAACTCCGGATTATGCTGATAAATTTGGTTTGAACCCATTTATTAAAACTTTATTTTACTTATTAAATATAAAAAACAGTTCTCTCGCAAAAAAACATAAAGTAAACTACAAGTATCTTTTTATGAATGCAAGTGGAGAGCAGTTAAGTAAAATTACAAAGCTAATTGAGGATAATAAAGTGAAACCTTTAGTGGATAAAGTTTTTCCATTAAAGGATGTGAAGGAAGCATTCAGCTACCAACAAACGGGTCGAGTAAAAGGAAAAATTATAATTCAGATAAAATAA
- a CDS encoding SMP-30/gluconolactonase/LRE family protein, which yields MKKIKYILLLIILILSYFTFKSTPIDPVGFNPPKPQPMEGVLAQNSLLTSSELLAEGEIDGPEGLAIDKDGIIYAGTATGDITKIYPDGKVEPFINTGGRPLGMEFDSHGELIVCDAWKGLLSVSKEGKVTTLANTADNVPFAFTDDLAITKDGIIYFTDASSKYHQPDYLYDLLESKPHGRFLKYDPITKETIVLLKDLYFANGVALSKNEDFVLINETYRYRITRYYLKGDKKGTKDIFLDNTPGFPDNITSNGKGIFYLALYTIRNPMLDKIQPHPFLTKIMSKLPRFFWPKPKPYGFVLSLDESGNILESFQEPSGKHLKEITSALEYKGYLYLGSLHNDRIGKFKLAK from the coding sequence ATGAAAAAAATTAAATATATATTATTACTTATAATTTTGATCCTCTCCTACTTTACATTTAAATCTACTCCGATAGATCCTGTCGGTTTTAATCCTCCTAAACCCCAACCTATGGAAGGAGTATTAGCACAAAATAGTCTGTTAACCTCTTCCGAACTTTTAGCAGAGGGAGAAATAGACGGACCAGAAGGATTAGCAATTGATAAAGATGGAATTATTTATGCAGGTACTGCCACAGGAGATATCACAAAAATATACCCAGATGGAAAAGTGGAGCCATTTATTAACACGGGAGGCAGACCTCTTGGAATGGAGTTTGATTCTCATGGAGAATTGATTGTATGCGATGCGTGGAAAGGTTTACTTTCTGTATCCAAAGAAGGAAAAGTTACAACTTTAGCAAATACAGCAGATAATGTACCTTTTGCGTTTACAGATGATTTAGCAATAACAAAAGATGGAATCATCTATTTTACAGACGCAAGTTCAAAATACCACCAACCTGATTATCTTTATGATCTACTCGAATCCAAACCACATGGAAGATTTCTAAAATATGATCCAATCACTAAAGAAACTATCGTTTTATTAAAAGATTTGTACTTTGCAAATGGAGTCGCCCTTTCCAAAAATGAAGATTTCGTTTTAATCAATGAAACCTATCGTTATCGCATAACACGATATTACCTCAAGGGAGATAAAAAAGGAACCAAGGATATATTTTTAGATAACACACCCGGCTTTCCGGACAATATTACATCAAATGGAAAAGGTATTTTTTATCTGGCACTTTATACAATCCGAAATCCTATGCTCGATAAAATACAACCCCACCCTTTCCTTACAAAAATAATGTCAAAACTTCCTCGATTTTTCTGGCCGAAACCAAAACCATATGGATTTGTTCTTTCACTCGATGAATCTGGAAATATATTAGAAAGTTTCCAAGAACCTAGTGGCAAACATTTAAAGGAAATAACCTCTGCTCTGGAATACAAAGGTTATCTGTATCTTGGGAGCTTACACAATGATCGCATTGGAAAATTTAAATTGGCAAAGTAA